The following is a genomic window from Garra rufa chromosome 4, GarRuf1.0, whole genome shotgun sequence.
ACACATGCCCAAGAGGGGACCTTTTAAATACCTCTTGGTGCTTGTGGACAAATTTTCTAAGTGGGTAGAAGCTTTTCCATGTGCAAAGGAAAATGCAAATGTTGTAGTGCAGTTTTTAACCAAAGAAATCATACCCAGATATGGTATCCCGGTATCGATAGATTCCGATAAGGGcacacctttcacatcaaaagtaacGCAGCAATTGGCGAAAGAGTTACAAATTGATTGGCGACTACATATACCCTTCCATCCTCAAAGCTCAGCTTTCGTTGAGAGGAAGAATAGGaccattaaacaaaaaataagaaaagcaatgatcagtatgaatacatccgattggacaagggtccttccaattgtcttagcagacctaagaatgatgcctcagccaaatttagacaacttatcaccctatgaggtggtgatgggccgacctttccccatcccttggcgccacggaatggtagggataggtgtggtgttaactgatcatatgtctgagtactctgtaggcctaatagaaaaattaactgagttctgggaaagggttaacatgaaacaccctgagatccctaaagctaactcacacccctttgaagtgggcaatcaagtattgataaagaaactaaaaaccggGGGCCTCAATGACTCTCGGTATGATGGGCCTACAGAGATACTAGCTGTGACCAGAACTGCTgttttaactgatctttttccacagtggattcatgcaaccagagtgaaacccttgaaatgaagaacaatgtattacaagtactaactgtttttgttttccagagcaataaTGTGTATTGTCCTAGCTGGACTCATGGTACCCAACGCTTCAAAGGAGGAGGCCAAAAGAAACCTCTTCTGGCAGTATGCAAACTGGACAGCACGTCAACTGACCAATGAATCATGTGTGGTGTGTCAAGAATTATTCCGCACCATAATAACTGTATCCTTGAAACCATTTGTCTATAACTGTGAACCCCCCAATTTTACTGTGTTCTGTACATATTATGCAGGGGAAATGTATGTATGGTCTCCTAGGTGTGTAAAGAGGGTAACAACACCCTATACTGATGAAACTAAACGGTATAATTACTgttgtatgaatgaaacgtgcaagaaagaaggtagtgcatcaagtaaaaatgaaactgaaactgttgatgtaaaagttagcctggtgttaccagaaggttttatgtttccttactgttttaatgggacatcaggtgaaagcgtgacaggtataagtgctacaaattgtaaacaaataataaaccaagggCAGGGTATAGACAGGTGGCTGCAAAGCTACTGTCCAAGGTTCGAGAGGGGCTCATGTGAGAAGAACACCACAGCATGTGCTAAGGGAAATAATACTGCTTGTTACACCTCTAGGAACACTGCCTGCATTGAATTGCTCACGCTCTGTGAAGATCCCTGGCCAGCGAAAGGTGCAGTGCTGGCTGATGACTGGTACTGGTACTGTGGTGAGGACACTGTAAACAACACGTACAGGATGAGCTGGACAGgcctctgtgcaccagtgcagctgCAACATCGTGTGACTGTTATGCATACACAACGTGATTTGTCTTTCAGGAGCAAACGATCAGTGGACAACGAGGACGTCCCTGAGGAACATCAGATGAGGTCACACTGGACTCGGTTCTGGAAGTCCATGATACCTCAGTTCGGCGTCTCTGACCTACTGAGACAACAGAACATCATGCATTATCGACTGGCATCATTTGTTAACAGCACCACAGCTGCACTGGTAGGGGTACAAAGCGAGCTGCGTGCACTGAGACAGGTGGTCGTGCAGAACAGGTTGGCCCTGGACATGCTTCTTGCCCAGCAGGGAGGGGTTTGTTCTGTTGTAGGTGACAAATGCTGCACATACATACCTGCAAATGATGAGCCCGAGGGATCAATTGGCACTGCTGTAGCTACTATGAAGCAGATCTCATCCCAGATATATGAGGATGAGCTAAAGTCTAGAACTAACAATTGGAATTGGGGTATTCTCTCTAGCCTATTTGGCACGTTTGCACcttatgtctcaatgataataccggtattacttattttgtttctattgtgtatttttggtccatgcattgtgaaatgtttcacacaacgtatgtatactatggtgtctgctatctctgcaggatatcgcccactgccacagaaggatagagaagaatccagactctagaggagagtctggaagaggggattataagaattaatgtgtttttcattaatgtgtttttcagtgcagtttccttgagttaatattttgtagttttgttctttgcagtttacttcagttaagagaaacagttcgttctgggaatgttttgtctgtctgtttcagggttatctgtcgtcaggaaaccagttgagtgcggctgcactatcttcctctcatccttatagttgccctggatcatctgtaattttccttcccatatgtagaagtatttgcttaaatgatatgtgaacccccgcctacatgaaggcttgtaagggtgctgtataaaagatgggactgccccatcttctttagtagataacaataaaccaacttgtattagactttggtgtgttgttgtctatcccaagcgcgcttgttgctgatccactcgacagatctgagaaaggcctgagaaactgcagtgacccagaaacgaggttcTAACACTCCTAGAGCACCATACAACACTGAACATAAAAAATAGGGTGAATTACCTTTTTGCAGTTCATGCACTTGGTCCGATTGCATCTAGTTCCAAAAAGCAAATCCCAACAAGAAGATGCAGGTTTTGTGCACGTAATGGTTTGAGAAGTGAGACCTCACTCTCCTGTGAAAGCCCCTTTACATTCTGGTAATTGTTACAGTTTACCACTCAAAGATAAAATAcagtgcttaatttttttttttttttttttttaccaagttacaattttatttagtttttatttttattaaaaaaaggtgAAGATTTTATTTCTGAAAGAATATGACATCTGAATGTATTTTGCTTGAAAAATACttctataaaaatgcatttttcttttttgtatttgcaTTCAAGTGGTGAAAAACATGAACACATGGAGATATATAATTAGTTTTTAATGTAAAAGCAGTCTTGGTTGTTTATTTTGATATGTGATATGTTCatatattcaaaaaataaaatattctgaGGGCTGTCAAATttaggtgaaaatcatcataaattcTGGCGGTTTCtggaaatgaaaaaaaatgctggcggggaaagagttaaaataaaaaataaccaatgtacatcaaggtgagtttaagtaaactgcaaaaactattaGTTAGTCATACATACAATGGAAAAGCTTTATTCCTCAAAATTTGAAAGATTCAAGATATTTAATCCCATTAGAATCATGTAGAAATGACCCAACAGAATGTCCTATAATAATCCTATAAAACAATTCTAATTGGAATCcattaggattttttgacaaggtaatatttagcagattctggaaaaggggatgtaaacatttgacatCAACTGCAGTTCCTCAGAAGTAGTTGCATAAACAGCATCAaatgtggctcaaccaatcagaatcaaggaccagaATTGTCCGTTTTATACATtaagtttgaaactctttccacactgagtggaTCTGTTGCGAATTTTCTctattgtgaattctcatgtgcctgtcaaggtttTCTCGtcgattaaaactctttccacacagagagcatgtgtaaggtttctctccagtgtgaacattcATGTGCCTCTTAAGGCTTCCTtactgagtgaaactctttccacacttttGGCAGATTAAAAGGCTCTCCATAGTGCAAATATTCTGGTGGACATCAAGGCTTCCactttgactgaaactctttccagactgaggggatctgttaggcttttcatgttttcatgtgcctgtcaaggtttcctcatcgattgaaactctttccacaatgtttgcatgttaggcttctctccagtgtgagctCATGCTTGTTAAGGCGTCCCTTACGAGGGAAACTCTTTCCATACTGTTGCAGGGTTTCCATACAAAGGCTCTCTAAAGTGTGAATTTGCCTGTGGACATAAAGGGTGAGTTTTCGATTAAAACTTTTCCCACACAGATGGCAGATGAAGGGTCTCTTTCCAGTGTGTGGAGATGGACACTCAAGTTAGTGATTTGGACTCAAGTCTCACATTTATACACTTTAGACTCAACCTGAAATGACTCCAGACTCCACTTGAGGAAAAGAACTAGtgaatattttaaaagcaacttgagagttttttttttttttttttttttttaaaggcagaGCCAATAAATGACTTGAGACTCAACTCAGACTCATGACCAAAGACTTCAGACTTTACTCAGACTCCAAGTTAGAGATGAAATCTCATGTGGACTGTtaccctggtttcacagacatgacTTAAGCCTAGTCcgagactaaaatgtaagtctgagctgtttcaactaaaataaacttgcactgactgatcttaaaaatatatcaatgccttttttgttttaagatgcagaccagtaatgttttttctaagcatgtttataaaaaattacttaaatgtctttattgatctgtggcctaatcctggcttagtctaagtcctgtctgtgaaactgggccttaaggtttccaggattactgaaacttcttccacactatttgcagatgaaagacttctctccagtgtgaattctcatgtggactgtaAGATTCCAGGATttctgaaactgtttccacactgacagcatgtGAAAGACTtcttttctgtgtgaatattcaTGTGATCTTTAAGGTGTCCTTTTCGAGCGAAACTCTTTCTGCACTGTTGGcaaatgaaaggcttctctccagtgtgaattgtcATGTGTTTTGTTAGTTGTCCTTTTTgagcaaaactctttccacactgttggcagaggaaaggcttctctccagtgtgaattttaacATGGGCTTTAAAGTTTGCTTGGTGATTGAAAGTCTTTCCACAATGAAAGCAAGTGAAATAACTCACAGTTCCTGTCTTCTGAGCTCTTTTTGGTGTAGTCTTTTCAGATtgtaaggaacaaaaagatttttctccagatatgaaATTATAAAGTCTCTCATTCTGAGCTTTCTCTTCAAATTCATTCGGTATTTCCCTCTCCattttcagcgctgttaggtctaaggtggaaaaacaaatgaaaaaagttaaccccagtttaaaggCACAAAACAATTAGCATCCAAACATAACTAAATATGTGtaaatatgtaatgcatgtatgctagatcctataacAGGGTGTTCAAACCTGATCCTGGTGTGCCAGTATCCTAGAGTGTAAACTGGCCGTTATACCACTTAGATATAAcactaattaattttaaaaaaatctagatAATCTAATGACAGAGTTTAGGAAATCTAGATATAGAGTGGTCACAgacaaggaaaaaagaaaaggggATAAATTCCCTACTCAACTGTCAGATGAAAATTGTATCACTAAATAATTcttctgaggttttattaaaGGGGCAATGCTGTTAGCCAGTCATAAAAGTGGGCTGTTACACTGaccttttaaatggaaaacaccCAATGCCCAAGATTTATTgatgttgttttaaaatatatgaaaacattttaacatgGATACTACTTGTGCAATTAGTTGATCAGGAGTTTCTAGCTATGCAGCCTTTCTCTCTGGTTAAGACAGTTGTACCTTCTATGGAACAGACATTTACTCATTTGAGCTAGTAATTATGGCTGTATTagccatttattttcatttactgctattataaaaatacatttataataagatTTATAATTCTACAGGTGACACAATTAATGTCcaacaacaaatattttagcaaaatgtaTGCTTTCCTCAGAATTAATGAGCTATTATTATATTGTTCTCCGTCTGTTTAGCCTGCAGCAGCGATCATTTACTTCTGTCTTCATTCCTGACTGAATGCGTATGTCCCAGCACTGGGGTTGCATGAGTTAATGCACTCTCAGGGCTGGGTTGAGGCAGGAAGGGCATCCGGCGTAAAACGTGCCAAATCGGCTGTGCGGATCACTCTGCTGTGGAAACCCCTGATAAAAAAGGGAGCGAgccgaaagagagagagagagagagagagctctaTGTTCCTTCCCCTTTTCAAAATTTTTCCCTCCTTTTTTGAAAAACTAGgcccagggtttctgcagatatgaacaagtgaaatttaagactttttaagacctttttaatagcaccttatatgaaatttaagaccgaaacctgtaatggaaatagacattatattacatgcatacatttaatatttaatgtgtttaatgtaaaaagtaaacacaatttcatggctgtcataaattaaatttattactacgatatacagtgaacttttcatatcagcagatactattccacacaaaatatctcCATAAAAGTATCACTAGAAAtagctgatgtaaaaaaaaaatctgaagcaatattttcatcagtgctctattagcttttacatcttaaatctgcatatttgatttacctttataaaggcctttttttacttttgaaatgtatgcattaactttgaaatttattttatgaatttatcaataaatcctaaatggctgttagcagtgagattacataatttacactgcaaaattaaaagtgagattaatgttttaaatacatttattgatttataaatatattaatcagaaatgttgggtgtggaggcatacttttaaacacactaaactaccagcaggtggcggtaagtcacttcatgagcgagttatttcaactgattccagcaaaacgctgaatcatagcaaaacgttgcttggagaatgcttctgctgcgatccttgcttggaactattttcgttggtgaaacagaacaaaacagtaaatattttgtctaatatgtaagtaactacttgactaactacttgtttattgagctacaattaatgtaacatttgtaattgtgagaatattcagcaaaaagctcacttggtatattactgaactatatcatgctataaataaactatacattttaaatttttacctcagtgtgtttctttagagtgctgttacattcatttgttttaaagtatgtcacaaatagatcagaaatacactatccattatcaatttctgtttacgttgaatgtattaaaatatgaatctttcttgcctttcgatgcttcgctagttgtttttgtcacttcagttttaatcaggcggtttgttcggtcgggcaagtaaaaaaaaaacattttaaaagtatctcaaaggctggcggtcagctagctcgacctatatttattattattattgagaacattatatataGAAAAAGGTattttgacctgtattctgctactgcgattctgtctgaagacgcaataacttccgcagggggagaaaaaaatctacagttattagcaactggccttagccaagccctatattcagttttttcaagctaagtatcgctaaacttgcacttccccatagctaaaaagttaaatccattttacttctgcggtacaatctgagagagactcgcgccaataacagaaagctgattgggctatagacctttctcacaacttccgtattttgcaccggaaatacgcaattgctgtgtaaacctatttccgccccagtatgccggtaaccagttaaacaacaaagATGGCGAAAACATCAAGCAAGATTGTTTGTAACATCAAGACCACGACTgttatattgctttaataaagttgtacatgtcctctatactatccatacataaccttataaccctagtcctcggtctaagtggacacactagtaatttgttagactgattgctctctaacgttagctacgttacttaccttgaaagttatggataaacgggacgttctaaaacgcttaaagtttctgtcaaaccttacttggaacaaacactaactactatcaaaagaacgagcccttattccacagataatgtgaattatatcacgttaagcgttttctcccccaaataagcccattataaggaaacagtttaacgtggtttacgtatctcaacagcgaccagggaaaaccaaacttctgttaaatttttacttataataaatacttgctgctgtcaaaagaacgagctcttattcagcatataaagtgatcgccccccatagaagtccattataacaaaccatgttaagctttttccttaatggagttctatagggagaaaagcgtgatattattcactttatatgctgaataagagctcattcttttgacagcagaaagtgtttattataagtgaaatttaacagaagtttggtcttccctggtcgctgttaaggtaagttaaaccacattaagcagtttccttacaacgggcttctatgggggagaaaacgcttaacgtgatagtattcactttatctgtggaataagggctcgttcttttgatagtagttagtgtttgttccaagtaaggtttgacagaaatttggggtttcctggtagttttttacatacattaagccacgttaagcgttttagaacgtcccggataaactcttagtggaaaaatgtatatgttCAGTACTTCCAAAAATTCTCAAGACTAACAATTACTCTGAACAACTTAAGGTCCAGGTCCAGTAATGTAAATGAATGTGCTTAATGGTAAAATTACAAACTGCACAAGTGTGTATGGTGTTCACCAGTGTAATTTATTCTGAGTTCGGATTAATAGTCTGTGCTGTAATGGCTTTATTTTATCTTGTCAGACTGATTGTGTTTTAAGAGCCAAACTTGCACCACAATATGGCAATACTCCACTTTTCAGAGGTTTAAAAGTGAGGCAAATGGATCATAAAGCACCTGTCAGTCATATTAGAGAAACAGCCAATGCAGGCACACACTGTTGACCCAATTATGCAGCATTGCCCATATGGAGGGCCACTAGAGGGGATGAACACAGAGGGTGGGCCGATTCACTGAACTAAGGCCAGTAACTTTGACCCCATTGCTGAAAAGGAAAAGTTCCTCTGTGATTCTTGACACCTGTAGCTTGTTTTAAGGAGTTGGATCATTCGTGCGCTATTGTAACTTCATGGCTGTTCAGTGGTGATGAAGTAAAATGCAGTGTGCTCTGGAGCGCGTGCATGTGTGCAGTGGATGGACATAACGATCGCGGGGTGCGGGTCCGGTTCGCTCTCCTCCGGCTCGACATGTTAAATTGAagtacgtaaaaaaaaaaaacagtactctTATTTAAAATTCTTTGTTTTATTGAATCCAGTCTTTCTGAACTCATAGTTATCCCTTAAGAATATTAATGAGCATTTGACAATAATCATGTACATCTGCACCACCCCCATGAGATGGctatcttttaaaaaagaaaaaaaaaaggcttatcttagtatttttatcttgtttctagtcaaaatttctaaaaattcttaaattaaggcgagacactgccagtgaatagggtaaaaaagacaactaatagttatcgccttactgaCCCAGTTGAACGATTACATTGATAATAtgaaatatgtgtttatttgcatacatttctagtccagaaatctaaacactggatgaagtcagtttcaaaattcttgtttaattttttgacatagtgtcaaatgcttttacagagggaatttggggTATATCATTtcatcactccataattcaggaaaaaactttgaacagacaaaaaacatgtatttcttACCATTTTGGGgagaaaatgttgtataaaatcaagctaatatgaacaaatccctctgtaaaaaccttcaggatatagacagaatacaaatgtaaagtgtggtgtgtgtaagtgctgctgaagtggagatttatggctcagtgttggagaaaaaaactcttggccttaaaaatatgtattgtaattgaaatctattgatacaAGTGATGtttggctgttttctgaaaaaacacaaaGGCCTAAATCTCAAACTTCACagctgcatgaaaaaacagcgtttttgcccgtAAGATGGACCCACTGTTGTTCAAGAACATCCAATCAAATGTGAAGTTAAAGTTAATTAGTCAGAGCAGCTGTAATGGTTCTTGATTAAAGGGGGTGTGGTTGATAACGACTATTCATTTGCAGAGTATAAATAGCAGTCCAAGGCCTCCTGAAACTATGCTCAGTTGTTTAGTAATGGCAGGAAAATGGCATTTATGTTATTTCCAAACACTATGTGTTTTGGCTTGTTCTTTTTGCAGTGCTCTTCCTCAAATGGGTTTTCCAGCTCAGAATCCTCAAGCTCTGATGTTCCAGCCGTCTGACCATCGGTTTAAACAGTCAGTTCAACAACAATCTGCTCAGCAGGTTCCTCAGAAGTTTCAGCTTCAGCAGCCAGTGAAGGCCGAGCCTGTTGACAAATGTGCTGTAGCTGATTATGAGCAGATCCAATGTGGACAACCTGGTATCAGTGGTGCTGAGTGTGAGGCTATCAACTGCTGCTTTAACGGACAACAGTGTTACTATGGGAAAGCAGGTAAGAGTTTCGAATCTGATGAAATTTGGTTAATGTTTGTTACCCACATTAATCTACTCTTGTATGTCATTCCAGTGACTGTCCAGTGTATTAGAGATGGTCAGTTTGTGGTAGTGGTGGCTAGAGATGTTACGCTGCCTCGACTGAGTCTGGATTCGGTCCGTCTAGTGGGTGGAAGTGAACCACCTTGCGCTCCTGTGGACTCTACACCTTTCTTTGCTATATACCAGTTCCCTGTCACCGCATGTGGCACGAGTATGATGGTGAGGAGATGCTTCTGGCTTTATTCTGCATGGCTTATGATGGGCTGGATGCCAACAGTGTTCCTATTTGCAGGAGGACAGTGGATATGTGGTGTATGAAAACAGAATGACCTCCTCGTATGAAGTAGGCGTTGGTCCGTTTGGTTCCATCACGAGAGACAGCCATTTTGAGTAGGTGACTCATACCCTTTATCTTAAGTACCATCTCTGACAAACTCAACAAGTTGACCGTTTGTTGTCCAGGCTTCTCTTCCAGTGTAGGTACTCTGGTACTGCTGTGGAAGCTCTGGTTGTGGAGGTCAACAGTGTTCCTGCACCTCCACCAGTAGCTGCTCCTGGACCCCTCAGAGTGGAGCTTAGACTGGCCAATGGCCAATGTGTCACCAAAGGTTGCGCAGAAGGTAAGACTTGTCTTCAGTCTTAAAGTCCAGGTTGCAGTGGACTGTGGTTAAACCCCAGTGTTCCTCAGGGGATGAGGCCTACACGTCCTACTACGGTGCTGCTGATTATCCCGTCACAAAAGTCCTGCGAGAGCCTGTGTATGTTGAGGTGCGCATTCTGGAGAGGACTGACCCCAACCTTGTCCTGATGCTGGGACGTTGTTGGGCGACATCAACCCCCAGTCCACTCAGTCTACCCCAGTGGGATCTTCTGATTGATGGGTGAGTCTACCGACAGTCTTTATCCAGCTAGTCTGCTGTGAGGAACTCTCTAACTGCCTCTTTCCTCTTCAGATGCCCTTACTATGATGACCGTTACCTGACCGCACTGGTTCCAGTGACTAGAGCGTCTGGTCTTCAGTTCCCAACCCACTACAAGCGCTTCGTTGTCAAGATGTTCACGTTTGTTGATCCAGCATCACTGGCTCCTCTGCAGGAAACCGTATGCTCTCAGCTCTTCCTGAACCCCTAATATTACTCTTTAATGGATTCTATGGCTTAACCCTTTTCTCTTTCAGATCTTCATCCATTGCAGTACAGCTGTGTGCCATCCCTCTTCTGGCTCCTGTGAGCAAAGCTGTGGCAGGAAGAGTAAGTGCACGCAGTAACTATTTCCACTTGATTTGTGACTTTGTGGCCTTTCTCACTACTTTTTCTCCTTTTAGGAAGAGAGGTTGCTGTGAGGACCTCCACTATTGGACAAACTGTTTCCAGTGGAGAAGTGAGATTggttgtatgattttttttttttttttttttttttttttttttttttgtcttttaataaACCATGTAGAATCTTACACTGTCTCAGTGTTTCATGCCAAGCTACCTAAAGTTGCTCGTTTATTTGCTATGTTAAGATCAATTGTGACTCCAAATCTACCTTCAGTCATTTGGTGCATCAACCATTGGACCTGTTTTGGTTCACACAATTTGTGTTCCCAAAAGGTCTTCTAGACACCCTTCCCTTAAGATCTGGTTCAGTTAGGGTGACCAGATGAGATTGGTTGAAATTTGGGAAGGGGGGGGGGTAATGAAGAATAAAGATAATGAATTTCATCTTTTGATATAAGTAGCCTACATATAATATAGAAGTAACGTTAGGCATTTTTATACTTCAAACTGAAgttgatggattttttttttttttttttttttttttttttaaaacaagtacatatgcatataaattGATGTAGGCTATAGA
Proteins encoded in this region:
- the LOC141332965 gene encoding zona pellucida sperm-binding protein 4-like, giving the protein MGFPAQNPQALMFQPSDHRFKQSVQQQSAQQVPQKFQLQQPVKAEPVDKCAVADYEQIQCGQPGISGAECEAINCCFNGQQCYYGKAVTVQCIRDGQFVVVVARDVTLPRLSLDSVRLVGGSEPPCAPVDSTPFFAIYQFPVTACGTSMMEDSGYVVYENRMTSSYEVGVGPFGSITRDSHFELLFQCRYSGTAVEALVVEVNSVPAPPPVAAPGPLRVELRLANGQCVTKGCAEGDEAYTSYYGAADYPVTKVLREPVYVEVRILERTDPNLVLMLGRCWATSTPSPLSLPQWDLLIDGCPYYDDRYLTALVPVTRASGLQFPTHYKRFVVKMFTFVDPASLAPLQETIFIHCSTAVCHPSSGSCEQSCGRKRREVAVRTSTIGQTVSSGEVRLVV